The following proteins are encoded in a genomic region of Chelmon rostratus isolate fCheRos1 chromosome 3, fCheRos1.pri, whole genome shotgun sequence:
- the LOC121604342 gene encoding probable ATP-dependent RNA helicase DDX5 yields MPGFSDRDRGRDRGYGGGPPRFGGGGGGNRGGPPPGKFGNPGERLRKKHWNLDELPKFQKNFYQEHPDASRRPLQEVEQYRRSKEVTVKGRDCPKPIVKFHEAAFPSYVMDVIGKQNWTEPTPIQSQGWPVALSGKDMVGIAQTGSGKTLAYLLPAIVHIQHQPFLEHGDGPICLVLAPTRELAQQVQQVAAEYGRASRLKSTCIYGGAPKGPQIRDLERGVEICIATPGRLIDFLECGKTNLRRCTYLVLDEADRMLDMGFEPQIRKIVEQIRPDRQTLMWSATWPKEVRQLAEDFLKDYVQINIGALQLSANHNILQIVDVCSDMEKEDKLIRLLEEIMSEKENKTIIFVETKRRCDELTRRMRRDGWPAMGIHGDKSQQERDWVLNEFRYGKAPILIATDVASRGLDVEDVKFVINYDYPNSSEDYIHRIGRTARSQKTGTAYTFFTPNNMKQASDLISVLREANQAINPKLIQMAEDRGGRGRGGRGGYKDDRRDRYSGGGRSNFGGSSYRDRDSDRGFGNGPKSAFGGNKAQNGGSYGGNGGNSSGSYGNNNYSNSNGQGNFGGPANQVGAFGNQSFQGPPQFGAMQRATQNGMNHPPFPFNSQPPPPQAQQPPPPPPMVPYPMPPPFAQ; encoded by the exons ATGCCTGGATTTTCAGACAGAGACCGTGGCAGAGATAGAGG GTATGGTGGAGGACCCCCTCGTTTTGGCGGTGGCGGTGGAGGCAATAGGGGCGGACCTCCTCCGGGAAAGTTTGGCAACCCTGGTGAGAGGCTGCGAAAGAAGCACTGGAACCTCGACGAGCTTCCAAAGTTTCAGAAGAACTTCTACCAGGAACATCCTGATGCCAGTCGCAGACCACTT CAAGAGGTTGAACAGTACCGAAGAAGCAAAGAAGTTACAGTCAAAGGCAGGGATTGCCCCAAACCAATTGTAAAGTTCCATGAAGCTGCATTTCCAA GCTATGTCATGGATGTTATTGGCAAACAGAACTGGACTGAACCAACTCCGATTCAGTCCCAAGGATGGCCAGTTGCTCTGAGTGGCAAAGACATGGTTGGCATCGCTCAAACTGGGTCTGGGAAAACCCTTGCA TACCTTCTGCCTGCAATTGTGCACATTCAACATCAGCCATTCTTGGAGCATGGAGATGGACCTATC TGCTTGGTGCTGGCGCCGACCCGTGAGCTGGCTCAGCAGGTGCAACAAGTGGCTGCTGAGTACGGCAGGGCGTCCCGTCTCAAGAGCACCTGTATCTATGGTGGTGCGCCCAAAGGACCCCAAATCAGGGATCTTGAGAGGG gTGTTGAGATATGCATCGCTACCCCAGGTCGTCTCATTGACTTCCTGGAGTGTGGTAAGACTAATTTGCGTCGTTGTACGTATCTGGTGCTGGACGAAGCTGACCGCATGCTGGACATGGGATTTGAACCTCAGATCCGCAAGATAGTTGAACAAATTCGG CCAGACCGTCAGACCTTGATGTGGAGTGCCACCTGGCCTAAGGAAGTTCGCCAGCTGGCTGAGGACTTCCTGAAGGACTACGTCCAGATCAACATTGGCGCACTGCAGCTCAGTGCCAACCACAACATCCTGCAGATAGTTGATGTTTGCAGTGACATGGAGAAGGAGGACAA ATTGATCCGTTTGCTAGAGGAGATAATGAGTGAAAAAGAGAACAAGACCATTATTTTTGTGGAGACAAAAAGGCGCTGTGATGAGCTCACCAGGAGGATGAGAAGAGATGG GTGGCCAGCAATGGGAATTCATGGAGACAAGAGCCAGCAGGAGAGAGACTGGGTCCTTAATG AGTTCAGATATGGCAAAGCTCCAATCCTCATCGCTACAGATGTGGCTTCGCGTGGCTTAG ATGTGGAGGATGTGAAATTTGTCATCAATTATGACTACCCTAACTCCTCCGAGGATTATATCCACCGCATTGGACGCACAGCCCGAAGTCAAAAAACGGGCACAGCCTACACCTTCTTCACCCCCAACAACATGAAACAAGCCAGTGACCTGATCTCTGTGCTTCGCGAGGCCAACCAGGCCATTAACCCCAAGCTGATCCAGatggcagaggacagaggag GTCGTGGAAGGGGGGGAAGAGGTGGCTACAAGGATGACCGTCGGGATAGGTATTCCGGGGGTGGGAGGAGCAATTTTGGTGGTAGTAGCtacagggacagggacagtgATAGAGGGTTTGGCAATGGGCCAAAGAGTGCCTTTGGAGGCAATAAGGCCCAAAATGGTGGCAGCTATGGAGGTAATGGTGGTAACTCTAGTGGTAGCTATGGCAACAACAATTACAGCAACAGCAATGGACAGGGTAATTTTGGTGGTCCAGCAAACCAGGTGGGTGCCTTTGGTAACCAAAGCTTCCAGGGCCCCCCTCAATTCGGGGCCATGCAGAGGGCCACTCAGAATGGCATGAACCACCCGCCATTCCCATTCAACtctcagccaccaccaccacaggcccaacagccaccaccaccaccaccaatgGTGCCCTACCCCATGCCACCACCCTTTGCACAATAG
- the polg2 gene encoding DNA polymerase subunit gamma-2, mitochondrial, producing MLTHCVRNVLSKQLYASKTSHCCLALTVQHTRTHCSTSSSEGLDQLKALVQLCVDRYYISPGQADAELFQRGVSCSYGPLGMELRRNLLEQWWHSVTKSTAQVFGINTLSSSKDTATDGRGQPRVVEPGKLKQILEQQDLSKGQLIQMVQTLLQRCPSVRTNFLQGAFEQFDPSFELVNRELPFGLAETGLCFQPMDGSGCPAEVTQTSLVWFCSPRTSSQWLDHWTRQRLKWWRKFALAPSDFSSSDVPEEELEGVASRGVRIMYSFPWGQEPVEMLWNRGNTELLQRHKRARSKLQRRDGPKLVPHVVSVTGNMDRGMMAFISNSLQRIKKENSKQKLQRRKVLKLHPVLAPVKVALDIGKEATVELRQVCEGLLQELMEAKISAWPGYLKTLPISQEQLNTKYDEMGVLFSVVISENTLESGLLQVRSRDTTIKEIVHISEIKNFLSRYISAADNV from the exons ATGTTAACGCACTGTGTCAGAAATGTGCTATCAAAGCAGCTATACGCATCAAAAACCTCACATTGCTGCTTAGCACTGACTGTGCAGCACACCAGGACACACTGCAGTACATCATCGAGTGAGGGTTTGGATCAGCTAAAGGCTCTGGTGCAGCTTTGTGTGGACAGATACTACATTTCACCTGGTCAGGCGGACGCGGAGCTGTTTCAGCGTGGCGTGAGCTGCAGCTATGGTCCTCTGGGCATGGAGCTGAGAAGAAACCTGCTGGAGCAGTGGTGGCACTCTGTGACCAAGTCCACAGCACAGGTGTTTGGGATAAACACTTTGAGTAGCAGCAAGGACACAGCAACAGATGGACGGGGGCAACCGAGGGTTGTCGAGCctggaaaattaaaacaaatactgGAACAGCAAGACCTGAGCAAGGGGCAGCTCATCCAGATGGTTCAAACACTCCTTCAGAGGTGCCCGTCTGTGAGGACAAACTTTCTTCAAG GTGCCTTTGAGCAGTTTGATCCGTCGTTTGAGCTGGTGAACAGGGAGCTGCCCTTCGGCCTAGCTGAGACCGGTCTGTGTTTCCAGCCCATGGATGGCTCTGGCTG ccCAGCTGAAGTCACCCAGACGTCTCTGGTGTGGTTCTGCTCTCCTCGTACCTCTTCCCAGTGGCTGGATCACTGGACGCGACAGAGACTCAAATGGTGGAGGAAA TTTGCACTGGCTCCATCAGACTTCAGCAGTAGTGATGTACCCGAGGAGGAACTTGAGGGGGTGGCGTCCCGTGGTGTGAGGATCATGTACAGCTTCCCGTGGGGACAGGAGCCTGTAGAGATGCTGTGgaacagaggaaacactgagctgctgcagagacacaaaagaGCCCGATCCAAACTACAG CGTCGAGATGGTCCTAAATTAGTTCCTCATGTTGTCTCTGTAACCGGGAACATGGACCGGGGTATGATGGCCTTTATTTCCAACTCCCTCCAGCGTatcaagaaagaaaacagcaagcAGAAGTTGCAGCGGAGAAAG GTTCTAAAGTTGCATCCAGTGTTAGCTCCAGTCAAAGTGGCATTAGATATTGGCAAGGAAGCCACCGTGGAGCTGAGAcag GTGTGTGAAGGGCTGCTGCAGGAGTTAATGGAGGCTAAGATCTCTGCATGGCCAGGGTATCTCAAAACTCTGCCAATATCACAGGAGCAGCTGAACACAAA GTACGATGAGATGGGAGTGCTTTTTTCTGTAGTGATCAGTGAGAACACGCTGGAGAGCGGCCTCCTTCAAGTCCGCAGCAGAGACACCACCATCAAAGAGATCGTGCACATCTCTGAGATCAAGAACTTTCTCTCCAGAtacatttctgctgcagataATGTCTAA